Below is a window of Granulicella pectinivorans DNA.
GCGTGGCCTGGAAGCCGGCGAGCTGGGTGGCCAGGCTGGTGCGCGTGGCATACAGGGTCTTAAGCTCGGCACTCGCCTGCGTGATCTCCTCCGTCGTGGACTGCCACAGGCTGTTTGCCGCGGGGTCGCGCTCCGGCGGGGTGGACTGCCGCGCAAGCTGCAGCGAGGCGTTGGTATCGGCAATCTGGCTGGCCAGCGACAGCGAAGCCCGCACGGCCTCCTCGTCCGTCGGCGGACGAGTCAGCAGAATGGCCTGCTCGTCCGTATAGATCGCCAGCATGGCATTCAACTGCGCGGTGGAGAGCAGAGGCATGGCCGCGCTTTGGTTGCGGCTCTTGTTGGTCCGGTCCAGCGGACGCGCGGGAATGGTGATCAGCTTGCGTTCCCCGGTCAGGATGCGGCCAATGGACGCGTCGATCTGCTCGTCGTTGCGCTGGATCTGGTGCGTCAGCGCAGCAATCTGGAGCGACGCCTCGGCCGCTGAGCCGACAGGCGTGGGCGGGTGGGCGAGACGGAAGGTGTCGAGCGCCAGTTGCGTCTGCTGCCACGCATCCCGCGCGCGATTCGACTCGGCGATGAAGAAGGCGGTCGCAGGCGTCGGGTGATCGACCTCCGACTGCGAGGCAAAGAACACGTCGAGGAGACGGCTGGCCAGCTCGGCCGCGCGATGCGGGTCTCCCGCCGTGACGACGACGTGAATGATGTTGGAGTTCGGCGCGACCGTGGTGATCAGTTGCTGCGAGAAAAGCGCGACCGCAGCCTGGTGACGTCCGATGTCGGCGGCGGTGTGGGTCGCGTCGGGCTGCGCCGGGTAGTCGGGGTCGACGACCTTGGCAGCCAGCTCCGGCGAGTGCAGAAGAGCGAGCTCCGACTGCATGCGCTGCTCATCGACGGTCTCCTCGCTGCTCGCGGTCAGCCGCGCCGAGAGCGGCAGCTTATTGCGAACCAGGATATCGAGGCTGGACTGGAACTGCCGGGGCAGGATGACCACAAGCGCGATCGCCGCCACGAGCAGAACACCCAGCCCAACCAGGATGGGGACGCGGTGGCGGAAGAGCATACCGAGGATGCCACGAGGCTGCCTCTCTGCGTATGCTTCGGATTCACTGTCCGAAAAGCGGTGGATCACGGTTGCGGTCCCTCGTGCGGGCGCTCTTGCGGGCTGAATCGATTGGTGTCCGCTGCGCCTGGTTCGCTTCGGATTATCGTAGCAGCGCAAGCGGGCTGCGGGGAGAGCCGTTTGCACGGTTGCGCAGGATCAAATCCAGCACGGGAATCCACAGGCTTTCACGAAACGGTGGATAACGCGCCTAAGAGACAAAGAGGCGGGTGAAGGCGTCGTTGGCCCAAAGCCGTTCCGTATCGTGGTGCGCGCGGGCATGGTCGAGGATGCGGTCGGCGGTGTCCGTCTCAATCTGAGAGCTGTAGAGCAGAACGGCCTTGCGCTTCCAGGCCAGGGGGTTGGGGTTTGCGGTCAGAATCGGCGTCAGGTGCGGCTGGTCCGCAATCGCCGCATCGCGAAACGCATCGGGCAGATCCTCGTAGAAGGCGCAGGGAAGATCCGCGACCAGAGACACCGCCGCCTCGCGGGCGACGCGATGGTCGATGTGGTTGCCAAGCGCCAGGGGCAGGACGAAGACCGGGTTCGGCAGACTGAGGTAACGCGTCAGCACCTTACGGATCTTGACTAAAGCTCCGTCCGCAGGATCGAGCGGCATCTCGTACACCACCTCAGGCTCACAGTGACGGCGAAGCGGCGCGTCCTTGATGTTGGCGTCGACCAGCGTCATCCCCGGAATGAGACGCACAAACGCCTCGTCCTCCCGCTTGCGCATCGCGGAAACGTAGGAAAGACGGTCGTTTTCGTGCAGCGAGTCCGCATCGGAAAACGGCGCTTCAATGGAGCGGGTAAAGGCATTGATCAGAGTCACGGCGTGTCCGGCGCGGCGCCACGCGGCAAGCGAGAGCGCGAGCGAGAAGGCGGCATCATCGCGGTGCGGGGAGAGAACGAGAAGGTTGAGGCGGGGCTGCGGTGCGGGCACGAGTGTTTGTCTCCACGCTCAAGGTTACACAGTTGCGCCGGATGGGGTCGGTTGCAGTGACGTAAACGTCCGGAGCGGGAATCTTGACGTGGTTCATAAGTCACTTGGGGAGTCCCGTTTTGGAACCACTTCCCTGCCTATAATCGGTCTACCCCAGTCGGTTGAGACCACAAACGGTTGGGATCGAGCGAAGGCAATCCTTTCATGGGTGTCTTCGCAACAGGAGCCTTGCAGAGTGACGAAGCAGACGCGTCGTACGGTGATCGTGGGGGCTGGACCGGGTGGGCTGGCGGCGGCAATTCTGCTGGCCAAATCAGGTGTTCAGGTGACGGTGGTGGAGAAGCGCGGAGACGTCGGGGGACGAACGTCAACCATCAGGCAGGACGGATTTCGCTTCGATGTCGGGCCGACGTTCTTCCTCTACCCGCGTGTCCTGAAGGAGATCTTCGCCGCCGCCGGGTACGACCTGGAGCGCGAGGTCCCCATGACGCGGCTCGATCCGCAGTACCGACTCGTCTTCGGAGACGGCGGCGAGCTGCTGGCAACGCCCAACCTGGAGCAGATGGTCAAGGCGATCGCGGCGATCTCGCCTGAGGATGCACGCCGCTTTCACGAGTTCATGACCCACAATCGCGGCAAGCTGGAGAAGTTCATGCCCTTTCTCCAGGCTCCGTTCGAGAGCTGGCGCGACCTCATGAAGCCGGACATGTTGAAGCTAGTGCCTCTGCTCGCTCCATGGCGGTCCCTCGATTCCGATCTCCAGATGCACTTCAAGGACGAGCGCATCCGCCTCGGCTTCAGCTTCCAGTCAAAATACCTCGGCATGAGCCCGTTTCGATGTCCGAGTCTCTTCTCCATCCTCTCCTTCCTGGAGTACGAGCACGGCGTCTTCCACCCGACCGGCGGCTGCGGCGCGGTCACCCAGGCGATGGCCCGCATCGCCACCGAGCTGGGCGTGGAGATTTTGCTCGATGAGCCCGTGGAAAAGGTGCTGATCGAGCGCGGCACCGCGGTCGGCATCAAGACCGCATCGCGCACCCTGCAGGCCGATGCCGTAGTCGTGAACGCGGACTTCGCCGAAGCGATGAAG
It encodes the following:
- the crtI gene encoding phytoene desaturase family protein, whose product is MTKQTRRTVIVGAGPGGLAAAILLAKSGVQVTVVEKRGDVGGRTSTIRQDGFRFDVGPTFFLYPRVLKEIFAAAGYDLEREVPMTRLDPQYRLVFGDGGELLATPNLEQMVKAIAAISPEDARRFHEFMTHNRGKLEKFMPFLQAPFESWRDLMKPDMLKLVPLLAPWRSLDSDLQMHFKDERIRLGFSFQSKYLGMSPFRCPSLFSILSFLEYEHGVFHPTGGCGAVTQAMARIATELGVEILLDEPVEKVLIERGTAVGIKTASRTLQADAVVVNADFAEAMKKLVPNSDRRKWTDERVAKKRFSCSTFMMYLGIDGRYDDVSHHTIFLAKNYRQNLRDIESLHRLSEDPSFYVQNACVTDPTLAPEGKSTLYVLLPVTHDAGMIDWSIEGPKYRKLALQQMEKIGITDVERRIRTEKIMTPEGWASEFDLYKGATFSMAHSLDQMLHLRPHNRFEDVRGMYLVGGGTHPGSGLPVIFESARITSRLLLEDLKMEPQWSTSAGTKPMVSQDELIGATS
- a CDS encoding PIG-L deacetylase family protein; protein product: MPAPQPRLNLLVLSPHRDDAAFSLALSLAAWRRAGHAVTLINAFTRSIEAPFSDADSLHENDRLSYVSAMRKREDEAFVRLIPGMTLVDANIKDAPLRRHCEPEVVYEMPLDPADGALVKIRKVLTRYLSLPNPVFVLPLALGNHIDHRVAREAAVSLVADLPCAFYEDLPDAFRDAAIADQPHLTPILTANPNPLAWKRKAVLLYSSQIETDTADRILDHARAHHDTERLWANDAFTRLFVS